Proteins encoded by one window of Sciurus carolinensis chromosome 12, mSciCar1.2, whole genome shotgun sequence:
- the Mrps14 gene encoding 28S ribosomal protein S14, mitochondrial isoform X1, whose protein sequence is MAASMLGALLRTFRQVVPPLASRQVRSYYVDWRMLRDVKRRKIAYEYADERLRINSLRKNTILPKDLQEIADKEIAALPRDSCPVRIRNRCVMTSRPRGVKRRWRLSRIVFRHLADHGQLSGVQRAIW, encoded by the exons ATGGCTGCCTCCATGCTGGGCGCGCTGCTGCGGACGTTCCGGCAG GTGGTTCCTCCATTAGCCTCACGCCAGGTCCGCAGCTACTATGTGGACTGGAGGATGTTGCGTGATGTGAAGAGACGAAAAATAGCCTATGAGTATGCGGATGAGAGGCTGCGGATCAATTCACTCAGGAAGAATACCATTTTGCCAAAAGATCTTCAG GAAATAGCTGATAAAGAAATCGCAGCCCTTCCCCGGGACAGCTGTCCTGTTCGGATTAGAAATCGATGTGTCATGACATCCCGTCCACGTGGTGTAAAGCGTCGCTGGCGGCTTAGTCGAATCGTGTTCCGTCACTTAGCTGACCATGGGCAACTTTCTGGGGTCCAGCGAGCAATATGGTAA
- the Mrps14 gene encoding 28S ribosomal protein S14, mitochondrial isoform X2: MVVPPLASRQVRSYYVDWRMLRDVKRRKIAYEYADERLRINSLRKNTILPKDLQEIADKEIAALPRDSCPVRIRNRCVMTSRPRGVKRRWRLSRIVFRHLADHGQLSGVQRAIW; encoded by the exons ATG GTGGTTCCTCCATTAGCCTCACGCCAGGTCCGCAGCTACTATGTGGACTGGAGGATGTTGCGTGATGTGAAGAGACGAAAAATAGCCTATGAGTATGCGGATGAGAGGCTGCGGATCAATTCACTCAGGAAGAATACCATTTTGCCAAAAGATCTTCAG GAAATAGCTGATAAAGAAATCGCAGCCCTTCCCCGGGACAGCTGTCCTGTTCGGATTAGAAATCGATGTGTCATGACATCCCGTCCACGTGGTGTAAAGCGTCGCTGGCGGCTTAGTCGAATCGTGTTCCGTCACTTAGCTGACCATGGGCAACTTTCTGGGGTCCAGCGAGCAATATGGTAA